A genomic region of Catalinimonas niigatensis contains the following coding sequences:
- a CDS encoding RagB/SusD family nutrient uptake outer membrane protein, translated as MKYISYTLCTFLCWMIVGCEDILEKEPLALISTTNAYITEADATRAVTAAYHPLMANNWCCGAWGNSGFMHWVLGNVASDDTEKGGESGSDQLYAQQVSLFNIPSDNDATRFAWSSQYIGIRRANLVLDNVPDIEMDADLKARYLAEAKFLRAWYYSNLVKTFGDVPLVLTTELEAYDLTRAPKQEVYNQIIQDLQEAMAVLPAEYDDAERGRATRGAAQAYLGKVYLYLNDFPMAEEMFGQVINSGTYSLDPDYYGMFLREGENSPEHIFQVQFHNDQGAQPANNQLNTVFASRARNGWGFNLPTQDFVDAFEEGDPRLNHTVYKTGDVMPDGLIANVGNSTTGYLNKKYYVPEYERVGGALQPGRDDIYMRLGKVMLWYAEAANENGNTQEALDALNQIRERAREGNPDVLPDITETDQDALRELIWHEQRVEFGQEFERFYELVRQGRAGEVMRGYAEKYNTAKGSGYTDGVNEIFPIPQAEINLSGGVLSQNQGY; from the coding sequence ATGAAATACATATCATATACATTATGCACTTTTTTATGCTGGATGATCGTAGGGTGCGAGGACATTCTTGAAAAGGAACCCCTGGCATTGATTAGTACTACCAACGCCTACATTACCGAAGCAGATGCTACCAGAGCGGTAACCGCGGCATACCATCCTCTTATGGCCAATAACTGGTGCTGCGGTGCCTGGGGAAATAGCGGGTTTATGCACTGGGTACTGGGTAATGTGGCCTCTGATGATACTGAAAAAGGAGGAGAGTCCGGCTCTGATCAACTATACGCGCAGCAGGTTTCGCTTTTCAATATTCCGTCTGATAATGATGCGACGAGGTTTGCCTGGTCTTCCCAGTATATTGGGATACGCCGCGCCAATCTGGTACTGGACAATGTCCCTGATATAGAAATGGATGCGGACCTTAAAGCTCGCTATCTGGCTGAGGCTAAGTTTTTAAGAGCATGGTACTACTCTAATCTGGTCAAAACCTTTGGCGATGTGCCATTGGTGCTTACCACCGAACTGGAAGCCTATGATTTGACCCGAGCGCCTAAGCAAGAAGTGTACAACCAGATCATTCAGGATTTGCAGGAAGCTATGGCCGTGTTACCTGCTGAATACGATGATGCGGAAAGAGGACGTGCTACCAGAGGGGCTGCGCAGGCTTATTTGGGGAAAGTCTATTTGTATCTGAATGATTTTCCTATGGCAGAAGAAATGTTTGGGCAAGTCATCAATTCAGGCACCTATTCTTTAGATCCGGATTACTACGGTATGTTTCTCAGAGAAGGAGAGAACAGCCCTGAACATATTTTCCAGGTGCAATTTCATAACGATCAGGGTGCACAACCGGCTAACAATCAACTGAATACTGTATTTGCAAGCAGAGCCAGAAATGGCTGGGGCTTTAATTTACCTACTCAGGATTTTGTGGATGCTTTTGAGGAAGGCGACCCTCGTTTGAATCATACGGTTTACAAAACAGGTGATGTAATGCCTGATGGACTCATTGCCAATGTAGGCAACAGTACGACCGGCTATCTGAATAAGAAATATTATGTACCTGAGTATGAAAGAGTCGGAGGAGCGTTGCAACCGGGTAGAGATGATATCTACATGCGCTTGGGCAAGGTCATGCTATGGTATGCCGAAGCAGCCAACGAAAATGGAAATACTCAGGAAGCACTCGATGCCCTGAATCAGATACGTGAACGTGCCAGAGAAGGAAATCCGGATGTATTGCCTGATATTACAGAAACAGATCAAGACGCACTTCGGGAATTAATCTGGCATGAGCAGCGTGTCGAGTTTGGACAGGAGTTCGAACGTTTTTATGAGCTAGTACGGCAGGGACGTGCCGGTGAGGTAATGCGTGGCTATGCTGAAAAATACAATACAGCGAAAGGCTCGGGTTATACTGATGGAGTGAACGAAATATTTCCCATACCACAGGCTGAAATAAATTTAAGTGGAGGAGTCCTCTCACAAAACCAGGGCTACTAA
- a CDS encoding SusC/RagA family TonB-linked outer membrane protein, producing the protein MKIPLLKKAFNMSKFTFYGILLQCCTMTVLMASVDSMGQRQSINDIIVSLDVNDERLVDVFTHLEKLTEFKFAYNHRNLDEKQKVTFTAQEESLANILFMISKQTRLSFKRINENIHVLKHEKEKFKAVEEVLVDIMAITVTGKVTDYETGESLPGVNVLVKETSNGTITDIDGAYSITVDDEEASLVFSSIGYLSEEIAIQGRTTIDVVLSPDIQSLEEVVVVGYGTQRRSDLTAAVGSVSAKEIENEPVIQVGQALQGKVAGLQVSQNSGAPGSGLLIRVRGTGTVNNAEPLYVIDGNPNANPLDLVPDQIESIQVLKSASAAAIYGAQGANGVILITTKQGKAGASQLNVNFSQGWQQIQRNLPMTNAREYAILYNEGLVNAGDQPLYPDPDALGEGTDWQKEVFQIAPMTDVSVSASGGSESSRFYFSAGYINQDGIVKGSSFDRMNLRINSSHDINSSIRIGQNLSASLAKYEQITEFNFGSVLGNTLTANPEVPVRMPDGGWGYSETSLNSTNPLATINYTNNDTRRPVINGNVYADVTLLKDLVFRSQFNFNMGYSENTVFNPAYRISSRIFNEVADLAENTTRFREHSWANTLTYQKSVGNHNFDLLGGVTIQESFTQFISAFAAGLPENATINPSLRYLDLSTQGNRVEGDAGEWGILSFLGRVNYNYMGKYFTTVNFRADGSSRFGENNKFGYFPSFSLGWKISEEPFLQNVDWVNNLMLRGGWGSLGNQSSLPNYAFANLVTPNINYSFGWPQQVRRGQAPIGVGNPDLKWEATQETNLGFDFMGFEGKVTASFDWYYKKTTDMLLQVPVAQYSGIQESPFVNGGNVVNKGVEIMLGYENTSPGGFNYSISGNVAHNKNEVTQLSNDGSALFYRASFIGLVNITEVGSPIASFYGWKTDGLFQSQEEIDAHAVQSTGTAPGDIRFVDLNEDGVVNADDQTIIGNPWPQLTYGLNSSFSYKGFDLRLQFQGVYGNDILMALKFRTEGSNFFNYTQNVWDNRWTGPGTSNTVPRMTTNDPNNNMRSSEYYVEDGSYLRLRNIQLGYRIPQSVVNIRSFRIYASVQNALTLTKYPGFDPEIGTNRDDNPLYIGIDETNYPVPRIYTVGVNIGI; encoded by the coding sequence ATGAAAATCCCTTTACTAAAAAAGGCATTCAATATGTCTAAGTTTACTTTTTATGGAATCTTACTGCAGTGTTGTACCATGACTGTGCTGATGGCCTCAGTAGACAGCATGGGACAAAGACAAAGCATCAATGATATTATCGTATCTCTGGACGTCAACGACGAACGTTTGGTTGACGTATTCACTCATCTTGAAAAGCTTACCGAATTTAAATTTGCTTATAACCATCGCAATTTAGATGAAAAGCAAAAAGTAACTTTTACCGCCCAGGAGGAATCATTGGCGAATATCCTTTTCATGATATCCAAGCAAACCCGTCTGAGTTTTAAAAGGATCAATGAGAATATTCATGTGCTGAAGCATGAAAAGGAAAAGTTTAAAGCGGTGGAAGAAGTCCTTGTTGACATTATGGCTATTACGGTGACAGGTAAAGTCACGGATTATGAAACAGGCGAATCGCTGCCCGGTGTCAATGTTCTTGTGAAAGAAACTTCAAACGGAACAATTACTGATATTGACGGTGCCTATAGCATTACCGTTGACGATGAAGAAGCTTCCCTGGTTTTTTCTTCCATCGGATATCTTTCCGAAGAAATTGCGATTCAGGGGAGAACAACTATTGATGTGGTTCTATCGCCTGATATCCAATCTCTGGAGGAAGTGGTGGTGGTAGGATATGGTACCCAGAGACGTAGCGACCTTACCGCTGCTGTAGGCTCTGTGAGTGCCAAGGAAATAGAAAATGAGCCGGTAATCCAAGTAGGACAAGCGTTGCAGGGTAAAGTGGCAGGCTTACAAGTCTCTCAAAATTCCGGTGCTCCGGGTTCAGGATTATTGATACGTGTCAGGGGAACGGGTACGGTAAACAATGCGGAACCTTTGTATGTGATAGATGGCAACCCCAATGCCAACCCCCTTGACCTGGTACCCGACCAGATTGAAAGTATACAGGTCTTAAAAAGTGCGAGTGCAGCGGCCATTTACGGAGCGCAGGGCGCAAATGGCGTAATTCTGATTACCACCAAACAAGGCAAAGCAGGTGCCTCACAGCTCAACGTTAATTTTTCCCAGGGATGGCAGCAGATTCAAAGAAATTTGCCCATGACCAATGCTCGGGAATATGCTATTTTGTACAATGAGGGCCTGGTCAATGCAGGAGATCAGCCCCTTTATCCTGATCCGGATGCTTTGGGAGAAGGAACTGACTGGCAGAAAGAAGTTTTTCAGATTGCCCCCATGACAGATGTTTCCGTATCTGCCAGCGGAGGAAGTGAATCCAGCAGGTTTTATTTTTCAGCGGGATACATCAACCAGGATGGTATCGTAAAAGGTTCTTCTTTTGATAGGATGAACTTAAGGATCAATTCCTCTCATGACATTAACTCATCCATCAGAATCGGGCAAAATTTGTCAGCCAGCTTAGCGAAATATGAGCAGATCACAGAATTCAATTTTGGATCTGTACTGGGAAACACCTTAACTGCAAACCCGGAAGTGCCTGTCAGGATGCCTGATGGTGGATGGGGCTACTCAGAAACCTCTTTGAATTCTACCAATCCCTTGGCTACTATCAACTATACCAATAACGATACCAGAAGACCGGTCATCAATGGGAATGTATATGCGGATGTGACACTTTTAAAAGACCTGGTGTTTCGCTCGCAGTTTAATTTTAACATGGGTTATTCTGAAAATACCGTCTTCAATCCTGCTTATAGAATTTCTTCAAGGATTTTCAATGAAGTAGCGGATCTGGCAGAAAATACCACGCGTTTCAGGGAACACAGCTGGGCAAATACTTTGACTTATCAGAAGTCAGTGGGTAACCATAATTTTGATCTCTTAGGTGGAGTGACCATCCAGGAGTCTTTTACACAGTTCATCTCAGCCTTTGCTGCCGGCCTTCCTGAAAATGCTACCATCAACCCTAGTCTTCGTTACCTGGATCTTTCTACTCAGGGAAATAGGGTAGAAGGTGATGCAGGTGAGTGGGGAATTTTATCCTTTCTGGGTCGTGTTAACTACAACTACATGGGCAAATATTTTACCACTGTTAATTTCAGAGCAGATGGATCTTCCCGTTTTGGTGAAAACAACAAGTTTGGTTATTTCCCTTCTTTTTCTTTAGGGTGGAAAATATCAGAAGAACCCTTTTTACAAAATGTTGACTGGGTCAATAATCTGATGCTTAGAGGAGGCTGGGGTTCATTAGGAAACCAAAGTTCCTTACCCAACTATGCTTTTGCCAATTTAGTTACCCCCAATATCAACTATTCATTCGGGTGGCCTCAGCAGGTAAGAAGAGGCCAGGCACCCATAGGCGTAGGTAATCCTGATCTGAAATGGGAGGCTACCCAAGAAACCAATCTCGGATTTGATTTTATGGGCTTTGAAGGCAAAGTAACTGCTTCATTTGATTGGTACTACAAAAAAACAACGGATATGCTGTTACAGGTACCAGTGGCACAATACAGCGGTATTCAGGAGTCTCCTTTTGTAAATGGAGGTAATGTTGTCAACAAAGGCGTTGAAATCATGTTAGGCTACGAAAACACCAGTCCGGGAGGTTTTAACTATAGCATTTCCGGTAATGTAGCCCACAACAAAAATGAAGTAACCCAACTCAGTAATGATGGGTCTGCTCTCTTTTATCGGGCGAGTTTTATCGGTCTGGTAAATATTACTGAGGTGGGTAGCCCTATTGCTTCTTTTTATGGCTGGAAAACCGATGGTTTATTTCAAAGCCAGGAAGAGATTGACGCCCATGCAGTACAGAGTACCGGTACGGCTCCCGGCGATATCAGGTTTGTTGATTTGAATGAAGATGGTGTAGTGAATGCGGATGATCAGACGATCATCGGTAATCCCTGGCCACAACTTACCTACGGATTAAATTCCAGCTTTTCATATAAGGGATTTGACCTGAGACTTCAGTTTCAGGGGGTATATGGAAATGATATCCTGATGGCCCTGAAGTTCAGAACTGAAGGTTCCAACTTTTTTAACTACACCCAGAATGTGTGGGACAATCGTTGGACAGGACCAGGCACCAGTAATACCGTACCCCGCATGACTACCAATGATCCCAACAATAATATGAGATCGTCGGAATACTACGTGGAAGATGGTTCTTATTTGAGGTTAAGAAATATCCAGCTTGGCTACAGAATCCCTCAGAGTGTGGTAAACATTAGAAGCTTTAGAATCTATGCCTCTGTGCAGAACGCTTTGACGCTTACCAAATATCCGGGATTTGACCCTGAAATTGGTACGAACCGGGACGATAACCCACTTTACATTGGGATAGACGAGACAAATTATCCGGTTCCCCGCATTTATACGGTGGGAGTAAACATAGGAATATAA